A stretch of Betaproteobacteria bacterium DNA encodes these proteins:
- the rnr gene encoding ribonuclease R, which translates to MILEVLESVGVPMNPAQLAAHLHINDAEMEGFQRRLGAMEREAQVMKNRHGDICLVEKLDLIPGRVQGHPDGFGFLIPDDGSDDLFLGPKQMQKVLDGDRAMVRAVGIDRRGRREASIVEVIERKNSKVVGRLFMEHNVLFVVAENKRISQDILVEPGFDGGAKPGQVVTVELVAQPAKNSEPVARVIEVLGNYADPGMEIEIALRKHDLPHVWPREVEALEKKVPKKVTTADIKGRQDLRDYPFVTIDGETARDFDDAVFCEKQGKGFRLLVAIADVSHYVKTGDALDMEARNRGNSVYFPRRVIPMLPETLSNEMCSLKPDVDRLALVCEMSISASGEIKRYQFMEAVFHSAARLTYTNVAKALYAFETDHGIEENLLQHLRQLDSVFQVLLAARNKRGAIDFDTAETVMIFDDVGKIEKIIPTLRNDAHRLIEECMLAANVCAAEYLLENEQSALYRIHASPSEEKLESLRTMLKDFALQLPGGSEPKPADYSALLKKIKDRPDAPLLQTVLLRSMKQAVYSPDNIGHFGLAYDAYTHFTSPIRRYPDLLTHRSIKAILAGTTYDPKVPWDQLGLQCSATERRADEATRDVNSWLKCYYMKDRLGEEFPGTISGVTGFGIFVTLDDVYVEGLVHISELGQDYFHFDQAKHQIVGERSNKRFQLADRVNIKVARVDIETSKIDFVLASERLKKAVMVADEDNVSSPWARGGKKGDKGVIGKGALEKGVKRPTPPPQISPEPVRAAKTEKKIITVDSAHPPTTPMLGFAEGSKGKSAASTSKSRTTIKSSAAAVPTSPGTRKSTTNKGPGALLSRKKK; encoded by the coding sequence ATGATCCTTGAAGTGCTGGAAAGTGTCGGCGTGCCGATGAATCCGGCCCAGCTCGCGGCGCATTTGCATATAAACGACGCGGAAATGGAAGGTTTCCAGCGGCGTCTCGGCGCCATGGAGCGCGAAGCGCAAGTCATGAAGAACCGCCACGGCGATATCTGCCTGGTGGAAAAGCTCGATCTGATACCGGGACGCGTGCAGGGGCATCCGGATGGTTTTGGCTTCCTGATTCCGGATGACGGTTCGGACGACCTGTTTCTGGGACCGAAGCAGATGCAGAAAGTCCTCGACGGCGATCGCGCGATGGTGCGCGCGGTCGGAATCGATCGACGAGGACGCCGGGAAGCGTCGATTGTCGAGGTCATCGAGCGCAAGAACAGCAAAGTCGTGGGACGGCTGTTCATGGAACACAACGTGCTGTTTGTCGTCGCCGAAAACAAGCGCATCAGCCAGGACATTCTGGTCGAGCCGGGATTCGATGGCGGCGCCAAGCCGGGGCAGGTTGTCACCGTAGAACTGGTTGCTCAGCCCGCCAAAAATTCCGAGCCGGTCGCGCGCGTGATCGAGGTGCTGGGTAACTACGCCGACCCGGGCATGGAAATCGAGATTGCGTTACGCAAGCACGATCTGCCGCACGTCTGGCCGCGCGAGGTTGAGGCGCTGGAAAAGAAGGTGCCGAAAAAAGTTACTACCGCAGATATCAAGGGGCGCCAGGATTTGCGTGACTATCCTTTTGTCACTATTGACGGGGAGACGGCCCGGGATTTCGACGATGCCGTGTTCTGCGAGAAGCAGGGCAAGGGCTTTCGGCTGCTGGTGGCTATTGCCGATGTCTCGCACTACGTGAAAACCGGCGATGCGCTCGACATGGAGGCGCGAAACCGCGGTAATTCGGTCTATTTCCCGCGGCGTGTGATTCCGATGCTGCCAGAAACGTTGTCCAATGAAATGTGTTCGCTGAAGCCGGATGTCGATCGGCTGGCGCTGGTGTGCGAAATGTCCATTTCTGCGAGTGGCGAGATCAAGCGCTATCAGTTTATGGAAGCGGTATTTCATTCTGCAGCCCGGCTGACCTACACCAATGTCGCCAAGGCGCTCTATGCCTTTGAAACCGACCATGGCATCGAAGAGAACTTGCTGCAGCATTTGCGACAACTCGACTCGGTATTCCAGGTGCTTCTGGCGGCGCGCAACAAGCGCGGCGCCATTGACTTTGATACCGCCGAAACCGTGATGATTTTCGACGATGTCGGCAAGATCGAGAAGATCATCCCGACACTGCGCAATGATGCACATCGGCTGATTGAAGAATGCATGCTGGCGGCCAATGTCTGCGCGGCAGAATATTTGCTTGAGAACGAACAATCCGCGTTGTATCGCATCCATGCGAGTCCAAGCGAAGAAAAACTGGAATCGCTGCGGACCATGCTGAAAGATTTTGCGTTGCAGTTGCCGGGAGGAAGTGAGCCGAAACCGGCCGACTATTCTGCGTTGCTGAAAAAGATCAAGGACCGCCCCGATGCACCGCTGCTACAGACGGTGCTCCTGCGCTCGATGAAGCAGGCAGTCTACAGCCCGGACAACATCGGCCACTTCGGTCTTGCGTATGACGCCTATACGCACTTCACGTCGCCTATTCGCCGCTATCCCGATCTTCTGACACACCGCTCCATCAAGGCAATCCTCGCCGGTACGACATACGACCCCAAGGTGCCCTGGGATCAACTGGGGCTGCAATGCTCGGCGACCGAGCGCCGCGCCGATGAAGCAACGCGGGATGTCAATTCCTGGTTGAAGTGCTACTACATGAAAGATCGCCTCGGCGAGGAGTTCCCCGGAACGATCAGCGGCGTCACCGGCTTTGGCATTTTTGTCACGCTCGACGATGTTTACGTCGAGGGACTGGTGCATATTTCAGAGCTCGGACAGGACTATTTCCACTTCGACCAGGCCAAGCACCAGATCGTCGGCGAGCGCAGCAACAAGCGCTTCCAGCTCGCGGATCGCGTCAATATCAAAGTTGCGCGGGTTGATATCGAGACCAGCAAGATCGACTTTGTGCTGGCCAGCGAGCGGCTGAAAAAAGCCGTCATGGTTGCGGATGAAGACAACGTGTCTTCGCCGTGGGCCCGGGGTGGCAAGAAGGGCGACAAGGGCGTAATTGGCAAAGGCGCGCTGGAAAAGGGCGTCAAGCGGCCTACTCCGCCGCCACAGATTTCTCCTGAACCGGTTCGTGCCGCCAAGACGGAAAAGAAGATCATCACCGTTGACAGCGCGCATCCGCCGACCACGCCAATGCTGGGCTTTGCAGAAGGATCAAAGGGCAAGAGTGCTGCAAGCACTAGCAAGAGCCGTACTACTATTAAGTCGTCCGCTGCCGCCGTCCCGACCAGTCCCGGGACCCGCAAGAGCACCACGAACAAAGGCCCCGGCGCGCTGCTTTCCCGAAAGAAGAAATGA
- a CDS encoding NnrS family protein, translating into MIPYSLRRLADAPHRLFFFLGTLSLIAASIWWLFVLLLRQATSGWLASTAGMSSHLHPLVMVYGFFPFFIFGFAYTAGPRWLQVPPPARSVYLVPGAGMGIALFLMYPAMLVGDRAVGLALALYATCAGMLWLRFSTLITKSRTMDKVHARLVQLSLAIGGTTLLYAITGIATGHEWRDAVRSAGVWGFLVPLFCTVCHRMLPFFTASALDSHFFWRPWWLLGAMVSGSWLHGILDFSGASRWLWIVDGPMAFICFTMVWRWGLIQSLRNRLLAMLHLSFVWLAIAYTLSFVQASLAHAGIDVLGLGPMHAVSIGFLASITIAMVTRVTCGHSGRMLAADNITWGLFLVFQLATISRVAAEAFPGYYTGLIVIASAIWCACFGTWVWRNARIYLAPREDGMPG; encoded by the coding sequence TTGATCCCATATTCATTGCGCCGGTTGGCGGATGCACCCCACCGCCTGTTCTTCTTTCTCGGCACGCTAAGCTTGATTGCCGCGAGCATCTGGTGGCTTTTCGTACTGTTGCTGCGCCAGGCCACTTCCGGATGGTTGGCGTCCACCGCCGGCATGTCGTCACACCTGCATCCGTTGGTCATGGTCTACGGATTCTTTCCATTCTTCATCTTCGGTTTTGCCTACACGGCGGGCCCGCGTTGGCTGCAGGTTCCGCCGCCCGCCCGTAGTGTCTACCTTGTGCCGGGTGCGGGAATGGGAATTGCGCTCTTCCTGATGTACCCGGCAATGCTCGTGGGCGACCGCGCGGTGGGTCTTGCGCTCGCGCTCTATGCAACCTGCGCGGGCATGTTGTGGCTGCGCTTCAGCACCCTGATCACAAAAAGCCGTACGATGGACAAGGTACACGCACGCCTTGTGCAACTGAGCCTCGCCATTGGCGGCACTACATTGCTCTACGCCATCACAGGCATTGCGACCGGCCACGAGTGGCGCGATGCCGTGCGCAGCGCGGGTGTTTGGGGATTCCTGGTGCCGCTGTTTTGCACCGTCTGCCACCGCATGCTGCCGTTCTTCACCGCATCGGCGTTGGATAGTCACTTTTTCTGGCGCCCTTGGTGGCTGCTCGGCGCCATGGTTTCAGGATCGTGGCTGCACGGCATACTGGATTTTTCGGGTGCGTCACGCTGGCTCTGGATCGTTGACGGACCAATGGCGTTCATATGTTTCACCATGGTGTGGCGCTGGGGCCTGATTCAAAGTTTGCGCAACCGGCTGCTTGCCATGCTCCACTTGAGCTTCGTATGGCTGGCCATTGCCTACACGCTGTCGTTCGTGCAAGCGTCACTCGCGCACGCGGGCATTGACGTACTCGGCCTGGGCCCGATGCATGCGGTATCGATCGGTTTTCTCGCTTCAATTACCATCGCCATGGTGACCCGTGTCACTTGCGGACACTCCGGTCGCATGCTCGCAGCCGACAATATCACGTGGGGCTTGTTTCTCGTTTTCCAGTTAGCGACCATCTCTCGGGTCGCGGCGGAAGCATTTCCCGGCTACTACACGGGTTTGATTGTCATTGCGTCAGCAATCTGGTGCGCCTGCTTCGGCACATGGGTTTGGCGAAATGCGCGGATTTATCTTGCACCAAGGGAAGACGGCATGCCCGGCTAG
- a CDS encoding insulinase family protein, with the protein MKKLLLACTALFVFLAAVPVIALEKIPPLPKGVSKITSVEGITQYRFANGLEVLLAPDPSKPQIVVNITYLVGSRHENYGETGMAHLLEHMLFKGSKKHPKITDEFTQRGAQWNASTSNDRTNYYETFTASDANLDWALGIEADRMLNSFIRKEDLATEMPVVRNEFEIGENDPTNILTERIISTMYLWHNYGKATIGARSDIENVPIPRLQAFYRNHYQPDNAVLTVAGRIDEAKTLAMISKHFGRIAKPARKLQNLYTQEPVQDGERVVKLERVGDIQAVMAGFHVPSLAHADYALTVLLTDVLANTPSGRLHKALVETKMATSVSSYSQEYRDPSALLLWAELRKEHSLDEARALFVKTLEGFAANPVTAEEVERARSKQLKYIDLTMNNSVNLAMQLSEAIGAGDWRLFFLNRDRLRNATAGDVQRVALTYLKPSNRTLGVFVPMQKPDRIEVPVVADVGGVLQDYKGEPPIAKGEAFDPTPEVIEKRVKRTELPGGMKMALLAKKTRGETVSAQLVFRYGDENNLKGQRTNAQMVGGLLMRGTKGKSREQLREAIDNLKASIAVGATPTRAYANITAKRDTLVPALKLVAEMLRESTLPEKEFDLHKQELLAELEAAQSDPASLADEAVGLHFNIYPPDDVRASVSLKDSVARVKAAKLDDAKVFYRDFFGSNNAQIAIVGDFDEKVINAVLPELFGNWKSGKNFKRVTEEFRAIPAAVRAIETPDKESATFIARANVNLSEDDPDYAALMLADWMLGGGADFAARLVARIRVKEGLSYAVYSSLDINSLDPAGSWSASAQFAPQNKAKVETAFRDEMARIANEGFLAAEVAAAKSGYAQVQQLSRSNDARLAAALATHLFVGRTFAWNAALDKKVQVLKPADVQAAMKRHLDLANFTIVNAGDFAKSTGK; encoded by the coding sequence TTGAAAAAACTTCTCCTGGCTTGCACGGCACTTTTTGTATTCCTTGCCGCCGTTCCGGTCATCGCACTGGAAAAAATACCGCCCCTGCCCAAGGGGGTCAGCAAAATTACCTCCGTCGAGGGCATTACCCAGTATCGGTTTGCCAACGGCCTGGAAGTACTGCTTGCGCCGGATCCCTCGAAGCCGCAAATAGTCGTGAACATTACCTACCTTGTTGGCTCGCGTCACGAAAACTACGGCGAGACCGGCATGGCGCATTTGCTTGAACACATGCTGTTCAAGGGAAGCAAGAAGCATCCGAAGATTACCGATGAATTTACCCAGCGCGGCGCGCAATGGAATGCCTCGACGTCGAACGACCGCACCAACTACTACGAGACGTTTACCGCCTCGGACGCCAACCTCGACTGGGCCTTGGGAATTGAAGCGGACCGCATGCTGAATTCGTTCATTCGCAAGGAAGATCTGGCCACGGAAATGCCGGTCGTGCGCAACGAGTTCGAGATCGGCGAGAACGATCCGACCAATATCCTTACTGAACGCATCATCTCGACGATGTACCTGTGGCACAACTACGGCAAGGCTACCATCGGTGCGCGTTCGGATATTGAGAATGTGCCGATCCCGCGTCTGCAGGCGTTCTATCGCAACCATTACCAGCCTGACAACGCAGTGCTGACGGTGGCCGGTCGCATCGATGAGGCGAAAACGCTGGCAATGATTTCCAAACATTTCGGCCGCATCGCCAAGCCGGCACGCAAGCTTCAAAATCTTTACACGCAGGAACCGGTGCAGGATGGCGAGCGCGTCGTTAAACTCGAGCGCGTCGGCGACATCCAGGCCGTGATGGCAGGTTTCCATGTCCCATCCCTGGCGCACGCCGATTACGCGCTTACGGTGCTGTTGACCGACGTATTGGCCAATACGCCTTCAGGACGCCTGCATAAGGCGCTGGTGGAAACGAAGATGGCCACGAGCGTGTCCAGCTACAGCCAGGAATACCGCGATCCCTCGGCGCTTCTGTTGTGGGCGGAACTGCGCAAGGAACATTCTCTGGACGAGGCGCGCGCGCTGTTCGTCAAGACGCTTGAGGGCTTCGCCGCAAACCCGGTGACCGCCGAGGAAGTTGAGCGCGCCAGGTCAAAGCAGCTGAAGTATATTGACCTGACCATGAACAACTCGGTAAACCTCGCGATGCAGTTATCCGAGGCAATTGGCGCGGGTGACTGGCGCTTGTTCTTTCTCAACCGCGACCGCCTTCGCAATGCGACGGCGGGCGACGTACAGCGTGTGGCGCTGACATATCTGAAGCCGTCGAATCGCACGCTCGGCGTCTTCGTGCCCATGCAGAAACCCGACCGCATCGAAGTCCCGGTGGTTGCCGATGTGGGCGGTGTGCTGCAGGATTACAAGGGCGAGCCGCCGATCGCCAAGGGGGAAGCGTTTGACCCGACCCCGGAAGTTATCGAGAAGCGTGTGAAGCGCACTGAACTGCCTGGCGGAATGAAGATGGCGTTGCTGGCGAAGAAGACGCGCGGCGAAACCGTGAGCGCACAACTGGTATTTCGCTATGGCGACGAAAATAATCTCAAGGGCCAGCGCACCAATGCGCAGATGGTCGGCGGCCTGTTGATGCGTGGCACCAAAGGCAAGAGCCGTGAGCAGCTTCGCGAGGCCATCGACAACCTGAAAGCCAGCATAGCGGTCGGTGCGACACCGACACGTGCTTATGCCAACATCACGGCCAAGCGCGACACACTAGTGCCGGCGCTAAAGCTAGTTGCTGAAATGTTGCGCGAGTCCACCCTGCCGGAAAAGGAATTCGATCTGCATAAGCAGGAGCTACTGGCGGAACTTGAGGCCGCGCAGTCCGATCCCGCCTCACTCGCCGACGAAGCCGTCGGCCTGCATTTCAACATCTACCCGCCGGATGATGTCCGCGCATCGGTGTCATTGAAGGACAGCGTTGCGCGCGTCAAAGCGGCGAAACTAGACGACGCGAAGGTTTTCTACCGGGATTTCTTCGGTAGCAACAACGCACAGATTGCGATCGTTGGCGACTTCGATGAAAAAGTGATCAACGCCGTGCTGCCGGAGCTTTTCGGCAACTGGAAATCCGGCAAGAACTTCAAGCGCGTAACGGAAGAATTTCGTGCCATTCCCGCAGCGGTCAGAGCCATCGAGACCCCCGACAAGGAAAGCGCTACTTTCATTGCCCGCGCCAACGTCAATCTTAGTGAAGACGACCCGGATTATGCGGCGTTGATGCTGGCCGACTGGATGCTGGGCGGGGGTGCCGACTTCGCCGCGCGTCTGGTGGCGCGCATTCGTGTGAAGGAGGGCTTGAGTTACGCCGTTTACTCCAGCCTGGATATCAATTCACTTGATCCCGCCGGTAGCTGGAGTGCCAGCGCGCAATTCGCGCCGCAGAACAAAGCCAAGGTCGAAACGGCCTTTCGCGATGAAATGGCCAGGATTGCCAACGAAGGATTTCTGGCTGCCGAAGTGGCGGCGGCGAAATCAGGCTATGCGCAGGTACAGCAGCTATCCCGCAGTAACGATGCCCGGCTTGCGGCCGCACTGGCGACGCATCTGTTCGTCGGGCGCACGTTTGCGTGGAACGCCGCGCTGGACAAGAAAGTGCAAGTCCTGAAACCGGCAGACGTGCAGGCAGCAATGAAAAGACATCTTGATTTGGCGAACTTCACCATTGTCAATGCAGGAGACTTTGCCAAGTCAACCGGAAAGTAG
- a CDS encoding hemerythrin domain-containing protein — MELRNTPAGFDEPLAALFACHRRIEKQLATLSQLQKHLTRHVCDEEAISTATGILRYFLEAAANHHADEESDLFPRLLRAAQATADHALAYELVSHLLVEHRDMELRWSRVREELEKLKPGEIGSLDLELCKEFTRDYASHIDREDNQLLPLAKRVLTPKELEALGNAMAKRRGLDLPFPGSGA, encoded by the coding sequence ATGGAACTACGGAACACCCCTGCCGGGTTCGACGAACCGCTCGCGGCACTCTTTGCGTGCCATCGACGCATCGAGAAGCAACTGGCGACGCTCTCTCAGCTACAAAAACACCTGACCAGGCACGTCTGCGACGAGGAAGCGATCTCGACGGCAACAGGCATCTTGCGTTATTTCCTCGAGGCGGCGGCCAACCATCATGCCGACGAGGAGTCCGACCTGTTCCCACGCCTGCTGCGGGCCGCGCAGGCTACCGCGGATCACGCACTTGCCTACGAACTCGTCTCGCACCTGCTCGTCGAACACCGCGATATGGAACTGCGTTGGAGTCGAGTTCGTGAGGAACTGGAGAAATTGAAACCGGGCGAAATTGGAAGCCTCGACCTTGAACTGTGCAAGGAGTTCACCCGTGATTATGCAAGCCATATCGATCGCGAGGACAACCAGTTATTGCCGCTGGCCAAGCGGGTTCTGACGCCAAAGGAACTTGAAGCGCTGGGAAACGCAATGGCAAAGCGGCGCGGGCTTGATCTCCCCTTCCCCGGCTCCGGCGCATAG
- the rlmB gene encoding 23S rRNA (guanosine(2251)-2'-O)-methyltransferase RlmB, producing MKPQIIFGFHAVGARLRTRPESVREIYVDAKRDDKRMQAMQEIAKGKELRIMAVDGKRLDGMCGTVRHQGVVAMVEPTKLPQFVDDVLDALTVPPLLLLLDGVTDPHNLGACLRVADAAGAHAVIAPKDRSVGLTAAAMKVASGAAESIPYITVTNLARTLRELKDREIWIVGADEDGQSSLFEAKLQGPLAWVLGAEGEGLRRLTRENCDQIISIPMFGAVESLNVSVASGVCLFEARRQREASAQK from the coding sequence ATGAAGCCGCAGATTATTTTTGGCTTTCATGCGGTTGGCGCGCGTCTTCGTACCCGGCCGGAAAGCGTCCGTGAAATCTATGTCGATGCCAAGCGTGATGACAAACGCATGCAGGCAATGCAGGAGATCGCGAAGGGCAAGGAACTGCGAATCATGGCGGTGGACGGCAAGCGGCTGGATGGCATGTGCGGCACCGTGCGTCATCAGGGCGTGGTGGCGATGGTAGAGCCAACAAAGCTGCCTCAGTTTGTGGACGACGTGCTGGATGCGCTGACGGTGCCGCCGCTGTTGCTGTTGCTCGATGGCGTGACCGATCCGCATAACCTGGGGGCCTGTTTGCGGGTGGCCGATGCGGCAGGTGCGCACGCGGTGATTGCACCGAAAGACCGCAGCGTAGGGCTTACCGCCGCGGCGATGAAGGTTGCTTCCGGCGCCGCGGAGTCGATTCCCTATATCACTGTTACGAATCTTGCGCGTACGTTGCGTGAGTTGAAAGACCGCGAGATCTGGATTGTGGGTGCGGACGAAGATGGCCAATCGTCCCTGTTTGAGGCAAAACTCCAAGGCCCGCTGGCGTGGGTTCTTGGTGCTGAAGGCGAGGGCCTGCGGCGCCTCACGCGCGAGAACTGCGATCAGATCATCAGCATTCCGATGTTCGGTGCAGTTGAAAGCCTGAATGTCTCGGTGGCCTCGGGCGTGTGCCTGTTCGAGGCCCGTCGCCAGCGCGAAGCGTCAGCGCAGAAATAG